In the genome of Succinivibrio dextrinosolvens, the window GAAGGCCCATCAGAATTACAACCTGAAGGTTCAGGGCATAATCAGAGGTGCCGTCAGGATTGACTTTTACTGTAAAGGCATTGATATCAAGATTACCTGCAGCTGAGGCTGTAGGGACAAAATAAAGAATTCCTGCACTAACAAGTGCAATACAAAGACTAATGGCAAAAGTTTTCTTAAGGGATGCCAGGGTATTAAAAAGTCGCCTGGTATTTTCCATAAGGTCATGATCAGTGGTCTTTTGTAGAATCATTCTCTTTCAAGCTCTTTTGTGTCTGAGCATCTGCCCCGGACATAATCTTTTCAAATTCCAGTTTTACATCATCAACGTCAGTAAGATAGGTTATCTGATTCTGGGTAACACCAAGCAGAACTTTTTTACTGCCGGCTTTTACAATAACAACTCTCTGCTTGGGTCCAACATAAAGCTGATTCTCTATTCCCAAAGTCCCCTTGTTGACTTTTACAAAGCGAGTCTTTCTAAGAAGATAAGCTAATGCAACTATCAAAGACAGGATTGCAAAGGTTGATATTACCCATGAAAAAATAGAGGCTGTGTCCAGTACAGGACCACCAGCCTTATCCTCTGCAGCTAAAACAGGTGCCACAGCAAAAATACAAAAAGCGCATAAAAAACGTCTAATCATATGACTACTGCAATTTCTTGATACGCTCAACCTGACTAATTACATCAGTTAAACGGATACCAAATTTATCGTTAACTACAACAACCTCACCATGAGCAATCAGGGTACCGTTTACCAGCACATCCAATGGTTCACCTGCCATACGCTCAAGCTCAATAACAGAACCTTGATTCAGCTGTAGCAGATTTCTAATAGATATCTTTGCGTGACCAACTTCCATTGTAATAGTTACCGGAATATCCAGAATGGAATCCAGTTTTTTTCGCTCTTCAGCAGTCAAAGGAGACTTGCTCTGAGCCCCGCCCTCTTCCTCAAATTCTTCAACTGGAGGAGAAACGGGATCTTCACTGCCACCTTCCTGTGCACCAAGAGCCGCAGCCCACTCGTCGGCTAATTTCTGATCATCTGACATACATCACCTTCTAATCGTCATCAAAATCTTCCATCTCATCTTCATCAGCAATATTAACTCCATTACCTTTAATAAAGCTGAAGTCATTCTTAGCACTCTTAGGTCTTTCCAGTACCTCAGAGATTCTGATGGCCATCTTATCTTTTGACTGTCCAAGCTTGGCATGATAGCTTGGAAGATCCTCTACATATACCAGAAGATTATCCGGGATATCAACGTTTAAAACATCTCCAACCTTAAAATCCATCACATCGCGTAAGGAAACAAGTGTGTCGAGAAGCTTTACTCGCATATCCACGCTGACATCCATAACCTCTTCACGTAGAGCTTTATTCCATCTTACATCAGTATCGCCCTTGTCTGACTGGACACCAGCATCCAGAAGCTCCCTGATAGGTTCAATCATGGAATATGGGAAGCAGATATGCAGATCTCCGCCACCACCATCCAGATCCACATGGAACTGATTTACAACCAGGACTTCTGATGGAGAAACAATGTTTGCCATCGAAGGGTTAACTTCAGAATCAAGGTATTCGAACTCAACATCCATTACAGGAGACCATGCATCCTTGTAATCAGCGAACACCATCTTCAGAAGTTTCTGAGTAATTCGTCTTTCTGTAGGAGTAAATTCACGACCTTCAATCTTGGTTCTGAATCTACCATCACCACCGAAAAAGTTTTCAACCAGAATAAATACCAGTCTGGCTTCCAGCGTGATCAGAGCAGTACCCTTTAAAGGACGGAAACGAACCATGTTCAAGGAGGTAGGCACGAACAGAGTCTGAGTATATTCACCAAACTTCATCATATTCACGCCAGTCCAGGTAACTTCAGCACTGTGACGCATCATGTTAAAAAGGCTGATACGCATGTGACGGGCAAAACGTTCGTCCACAAGCTCAAGAGTTGGCATACGGCCACGAACAATACGTTCCTGAGAGCCAAAGTCAAAACTCTTGACGCCAGTAGTTTCCTGGGGTTTTTCCTCTTCAACATCATCCGCTCCGTGTAACAGAGCATCGATTTCGTCCTGAGATAAAAACTCGGTCACGTTATAAGCTCCTTACTGCAGAACAAAGCTGGTAAAAAGGATCTGGTCTACGACCGGAGTCTTGTTTATCTCTGTCATCTTTGCCCTTACAGCATCCAGTAAATCACGCTTTAGTCTCTGTCTTCCTGAAGGAAGCAGTAGGGCGTCGTATGACTGGGCTGAAAGTCTCTCAAAAATAACACTGTTCATAAGTGTCAGATGTTTCTTGGCTAAAGCTTCATTCTCTTCACCAATAACAACCAGTACCACCTGAACCTGTCCGGTATGAATTCTTCTGTCACTCTTTATAGAAAAAGTGAAAGTCTGATCGAAAGGAACATAAATGTCACGCTGAAGCAACATCTTTTCCTTTTCCTCAGCTGCCTTCTGTGCGGCTATTTCCTCAGGGGTTGGCCCAGGAGGTTCAAAAGGAGGGAGATGCATGAAATACGCAGCTCCAAAATAACCGCCAACACCAACAATCAGCAGCAGAACAACAGCTATGATTAAGAAAAGTTTACCTTTCTTTTTAGGAGCATCATCTGAATCTGCTACATCAACATTATCTTTTTCTTTAGCCATAATTCTCTCCTTTTTTTTATATTATGGCACACAGATAAAAATATTCATTTAATTATCATATATTTCTACGCAAAATAGCTTACTGTATTACTATTTTGTGAGTTATTTAAATTTTCATTATTCTCTATATGATGTTTTTCTGACACCTCGGTCTCAATTTTTCCTCTTGCAAAGATTGTGCCGTTATCAGATTGATTTTCTTCATTTTCTTTATGATGCTTCTGATTCTGTCCTGAATTCTGAGAGAATTCTTCCGATGAAGAGCCATTAAATGACCTTTCCTCATCGTATTCAGCAACTTCAGTTTTTGCAAAAATACTATTTGATTCAAGCAGATTCTTTAGAACATCAATACCGCTTTCAAGCATTGCACGTGTTCCCGAATGAGAAGCACTGATAGAAATTTTAGTTATTTCTTCTGCTGATTGAGCATCGATGACAATTCGCATCTTGCCTAAGCCTTCAGGATTCAAGGTCAGATCCAGTGACTTGAGATTTCGGGAAGACATCTCCATCACTTTCATTGCTAGTGCTTTAGCATTCTCCTTAAGATCAGATGACATATTCAGCAAATCAAGCTTAGACTGCTCCATAGCAGAAAGATTGAACTCGCTGGCGTTCTTTGTCATAGAAGCTAGGGCCCCTAAACCATGCTGTCCGGGGTGACTGAACATCGAAGAGCTATTTCCCTGTTCAGAAAAGGATTTAGAGAAAAGAGTATCTGTACTGATCCCTACCCCACTCTCTGAGTGCATTCGAGGATTAGCAGCAAAGGCATCCACTCTGGCAGATGACATTTCAGACTTCAATTCTGACTCCACCGAAGAACCACTAACAACCTTCTGAAGAAGAGCTACGGACTTTTCAAAATTATTCTGAAGACTCTCCTTTTTATTGTCGAGAATTGATTCAATCTTGGTCTTTATATCCTCTTTTGCAAGAATTTCATCAAGACTAATGGAAGTCTTAATGCTATCCTCGATTACCTCAAAATCCTTTGCTCCAAAGTCCTCGGTCATAGAGAATAGAGGCTTTTCAGCATTAACCTTAACAGTGCCGTCAAGTTCTTTAATCATACTCATTACATCATCAGCAGCAGAGAACGGCTGAATATCAGGAGAACTTTCGTTGGCGAGGAAGGTCTTTAAGGCCAGAACATCCCCCTTAAGGAACTGCACGGCAGCCTCTTCAAATGCCTTTGAATCAAAATTCTTCAAAGGATTTGCAGACATCTTGTAAACAAGCTCATTTAAAACCTTTGGATCTACCGTTGTCAGATCAATACCATTTTCCTGTGCAAGCTCAGACACTTTTGAAAATACATTTAAGTTCTGAATCTTTGCTTCAGGCAGCATTTCAGCATCTGACAATTTCTCTGATACAGACTCAGCTTCAGGTCCCACTGATTTTGTAGCAATAAGTGAAACCACCTCTGCAGAGGAATTACCATTTTCAGAGTTTATATATTTCTCTTCTGATAACAGAACAGTATCTGTTGACTTAACTGATTCAGACTGAGCAACTGTCTTCTCTGTTTTTTCTGAAAACTCTGCTTCAGTGGAGACATAAGTATCAGCACGAGTTTCCGCTTTAGCAGTCTTCTGCTCCATGTTTTTGTTAGGATAATCTCTTGTGGAGATAACCTTTTCTTTGTGTGAATTCGAATCTGATCTTTTTCCCTTAACGTCTCTGTTTTGAAGCTCTCGCTTCTGAACATGATTAGAAGATTCTTTTGATGTTCTGTCTGACTGAGAGAAAGAAATATCTTTCAGAATCTTAGAAAAATCTAATCCAGAATTCATGGCAGACTGATATTTCAGATTGCCACTTATGGCAACCTTTGCATCTTCAAGTTGATATGAGCTGCTTACTGATTGCATTCCACATCTCCTTTTTCCATAAATAGTTCCAGGATATTACATTTATAATCAAATGGTTATGGATTTTTTTAATCTAAAATCCACAAACCATGACATCATAAATGCAATTTATCTGCCAATTTCTAATAAAAAAAAATCTGAAGAAAAATTTTTATTAGAAAAAGAACCCACAGGATGAAGAGGATTTATAAGTATAAAAAAACTCACCATTTAAGTGCAGCCGCATAATAACTTTTACAAAATTATGCAATAACACTATTTTTATCTTTGCCGCCGGAAGACCCCTTGTTTTAACAATGGGGATGTAAGGCGGCTAAAAAGTATGTTATAATATATATATTGTTCAATAAAGTTTAAAAATAATAAATATATATATGACAGATACAAATCTAGCAAAACTTGCTTTTAAATTTAAGCTTGAGCCTAATGGAGAACAGCGTCGTTTTTTCAGCAGGACAGCAGGTTGTACCAGATTTGTATATAACCATTTACTCTTCAAATGCAGGGTAGACTTCAGAGAATATCTTGAGGAAATAGATTCCAGACAGAGTAATGGTGAAGCCTTAAACAGGGATGAAGCCAAGAAGCTTAGTTTCAGACCTTTGTGCTATAAATGTATTACAGGATTAAACTATCTGCTTCCTGATTTAAGGAAAGAATATCCTTTTTTACAGGAATGTCCTGCTCAGGCTTTACAGCAGAAAGCTCAGGATTTGATGAGGGCCTACCATAGATTCTTCGATGGAAAAGGTGGTTTACCAAGATTCAAAAGAAGGCTCTTCATAACAGCTTCAGATTTCCTCAGGGCTTTGAACTTGATGAAGACAGAAAGAAGATATGGCTACCCAAGATTGGCTGGGTTAAGTACCGTAAATCCAGAAACATCTTTGGTAAACCAAAGAATGTAACAGTTTCACTGAACCATGGAGACTGGTATATCTCTGTTCAGACAGAGTTTGAATTAAAGCCTCTGATCCAGGAGCTTAATTTTAATACAGCTGTAGGTATTGATATGGGAGTGGTCAGATTTGCCACCTTATCAGATGAAAACTACATACCGTCATTAAAAGACAGGCTGAATCCTGTTTATGAAAAAATAGAAAAACTGCAGAGGAGATTAAGCAGAAAGAAAAAAGATTCAAAAAGATACATTAAACTCAGAATAAAACTCTCTAAGCTTCATAAGAAACTTACTGATATCAGATACGATTACCTTCAGAAAGAATCTACACGTCTAGTCAAAAACCACGACATTATATGTGTAGAAGACCTGAAGGTTAAGAATATGATCAAATCAGCTAAGGGAACTATTGAAGAGCCTGGCAGAAACGTAAAACAGAAGTCAGGCTTAAACAGAGAGATTTTAAAAGAGTCATGGTCTATGTTCTTTAAACAGCTTGAGTACAAACTTAAGCTTAAGGGAGGCATCTTCGTGCAGATCCCTGCTAAGAACACCAGCAGAGCCTGTCATGTATGCGGCTATGTTGATAAGGAGAACCGAAAGACTCAGGCTGAGTTTAAATGTATCCACTGCGGTCACACTGAAAACGCAGATGTGAACGCAGCTAAAAATATAAAAAGGGCAGGTCTTGCCCAGATCGCTCGCCAAGTGAACTGTAATAGCAGTCAGCAACGAGAAGCCATAGAGGCCTAGTTAACATTAGA includes:
- a CDS encoding FliO/MopB family protein translates to MIRRFLCAFCIFAVAPVLAAEDKAGGPVLDTASIFSWVISTFAILSLIVALAYLLRKTRFVKVNKGTLGIENQLYVGPKQRVVIVKAGSKKVLLGVTQNQITYLTDVDDVKLEFEKIMSGADAQTQKSLKENDSTKDH
- the fliN gene encoding flagellar motor switch protein FliN; translated protein: MSDDQKLADEWAAALGAQEGGSEDPVSPPVEEFEEEGGAQSKSPLTAEERKKLDSILDIPVTITMEVGHAKISIRNLLQLNQGSVIELERMAGEPLDVLVNGTLIAHGEVVVVNDKFGIRLTDVISQVERIKKLQ
- the fliM gene encoding flagellar motor switch protein FliM, producing MTEFLSQDEIDALLHGADDVEEEKPQETTGVKSFDFGSQERIVRGRMPTLELVDERFARHMRISLFNMMRHSAEVTWTGVNMMKFGEYTQTLFVPTSLNMVRFRPLKGTALITLEARLVFILVENFFGGDGRFRTKIEGREFTPTERRITQKLLKMVFADYKDAWSPVMDVEFEYLDSEVNPSMANIVSPSEVLVVNQFHVDLDGGGGDLHICFPYSMIEPIRELLDAGVQSDKGDTDVRWNKALREEVMDVSVDMRVKLLDTLVSLRDVMDFKVGDVLNVDIPDNLLVYVEDLPSYHAKLGQSKDKMAIRISEVLERPKSAKNDFSFIKGNGVNIADEDEMEDFDDD
- a CDS encoding flagellar basal body-associated FliL family protein; amino-acid sequence: MAKEKDNVDVADSDDAPKKKGKLFLIIAVVLLLIVGVGGYFGAAYFMHLPPFEPPGPTPEEIAAQKAAEEKEKMLLQRDIYVPFDQTFTFSIKSDRRIHTGQVQVVLVVIGEENEALAKKHLTLMNSVIFERLSAQSYDALLLPSGRQRLKRDLLDAVRAKMTEINKTPVVDQILFTSFVLQ
- a CDS encoding flagellar hook-length control protein FliK; the protein is MQSVSSSYQLEDAKVAISGNLKYQSAMNSGLDFSKILKDISFSQSDRTSKESSNHVQKRELQNRDVKGKRSDSNSHKEKVISTRDYPNKNMEQKTAKAETRADTYVSTEAEFSEKTEKTVAQSESVKSTDTVLLSEEKYINSENGNSSAEVVSLIATKSVGPEAESVSEKLSDAEMLPEAKIQNLNVFSKVSELAQENGIDLTTVDPKVLNELVYKMSANPLKNFDSKAFEEAAVQFLKGDVLALKTFLANESSPDIQPFSAADDVMSMIKELDGTVKVNAEKPLFSMTEDFGAKDFEVIEDSIKTSISLDEILAKEDIKTKIESILDNKKESLQNNFEKSVALLQKVVSGSSVESELKSEMSSARVDAFAANPRMHSESGVGISTDTLFSKSFSEQGNSSSMFSHPGQHGLGALASMTKNASEFNLSAMEQSKLDLLNMSSDLKENAKALAMKVMEMSSRNLKSLDLTLNPEGLGKMRIVIDAQSAEEITKISISASHSGTRAMLESGIDVLKNLLESNSIFAKTEVAEYDEERSFNGSSSEEFSQNSGQNQKHHKENEENQSDNGTIFARGKIETEVSEKHHIENNENLNNSQNSNTVSYFA
- a CDS encoding RNA-guided endonuclease InsQ/TnpB family protein, producing the protein MQKKALHNSFRFPQGFELDEDRKKIWLPKIGWVKYRKSRNIFGKPKNVTVSLNHGDWYISVQTEFELKPLIQELNFNTAVGIDMGVVRFATLSDENYIPSLKDRLNPVYEKIEKLQRRLSRKKKDSKRYIKLRIKLSKLHKKLTDIRYDYLQKESTRLVKNHDIICVEDLKVKNMIKSAKGTIEEPGRNVKQKSGLNREILKESWSMFFKQLEYKLKLKGGIFVQIPAKNTSRACHVCGYVDKENRKTQAEFKCIHCGHTENADVNAAKNIKRAGLAQIARQVNCNSSQQREAIEA